From the Quercus lobata isolate SW786 chromosome 6, ValleyOak3.0 Primary Assembly, whole genome shotgun sequence genome, one window contains:
- the LOC115993876 gene encoding probable protein phosphatase 2C 34 → MVIFPSFLDGFTRSVPIKKETNNKNDVGRETAEKLAKEAKKNELILSSSGTVKANKSNNLVSVCSKRGMKGINQDCLIVWEEFGCQEDMLFCGIFDGHGPWGHLVAKRVRKSVPASLLCNWQETLASTSLDLDFEIEVDRNLHLFDIWRQSYLKTYAAVDQELKHHPGIDSFCSGTTALTLVKQGEHLVMANVGDSRAVLATTSDDGHLVPLQLSIDFKPNLPQEAERIAQSKGRVFCLDDEPGVHRIWRPNGETPGLALSRALGDYCLKEFGLISVPDVTQRNITSRDKFVILATDGLWDVISNQEAVQIVSSTPVREKSAKRLVEHAVHAWKHKKRGIAKDDISAVCLFFHTTTSQPINPIQVSKQVA, encoded by the exons ATGGTGATTTTTCCCTCCTTTCTTGATGGATTCACAAGAAGTGTACCAATCAAGAAAGAGACGAATAATAAGAACGATGTTGGAAGGGAAACTGCAGAAAAGTTGGCAAAGGAAGCGAAGAAGAATGAGCTGATATTGAGTTCTTCTGGCACTGTGAAAGCCAACAAGTCAAACAACTTGGTGTCAGTGTGCTCAAAGAGAGGGATGAAAGGAATTAATCAGGATTGCTTAATTGTTTGGGAG GAGTTTGGATGCCAAGAAGACATGcttttttgtgggatttttgATGGGCATGGCCCATGGGGACACCTTGTAGCCAAAAGGGTCAGAAAATCAGTGCCTGCTTCTTTGCTGTGCAATTGGCAAGAGACTCTAGCCTCAACCTCACTTGACCTGGATTTTGAAATTGAAGTGGATAGAAACCTTCATCTTTTTGATATATGGAGGCAATCCTACTTAAAAACTTATGCGGCTGTTGACCAAGAGCTTAAGCATCATCCCggaattgattctttttgtagcGGTACTACAGCTCTGACACTTGTTAAACAG GGTGAACATCTTGTCATGGCAAATGTTGGTGATTCCCGAGCTGTATTGGCAACAACATCAGATGATGGCCATTTGGTACCACTTCAGCTTAGCATTGACTTCAAGCCCAATTTACCTC AGGAGGCTGAGCGAATTGCACAATCCAAAGGGCGAGTCTTTTGTTTAGATGATGAACCTGGGGTGCACAGGATCTGGAGGCCTAATGGTGAGACACCAGGACTAGCACTATCAAGAGCCTTGGGTGACTACTGCCTGAAGGAATTTGGGCTTATTTCTGTGCCAGATGTGACACAAAGGAACATAACTAGCAGAGACAAATTTGTCATATTGGCAACAGATGGA ctATGGGATGTTATTTCCAACCAAGAAGCTGTACAGATTGTTTCTTCAACACCTGTTAGAGAAAAGTCAGCTAAAAGGTTGGTGGAGCATGCTGTTCATGCATGGAAACATAAGAAGCGAGGCATTGCAAAGGATGACATCTCAGCTGTTTGCCTCTTTTTTCACACTACAACCTCTCAACCAATCAACCCTATTCAAGTCTCAAAACAGGTTGCATGA